From Zea mays cultivar B73 chromosome 3, Zm-B73-REFERENCE-NAM-5.0, whole genome shotgun sequence:
GTATGGATTCTAAACAGTCTAGGTAAAGTTTCAGCTCATTGTTAGCTAGATCCCACCTACAAACTAGTTCATTATCTAGATTGGACAGCTAAAATAAGCTAGAACTTGACAGAAGATAATATTACCCCTTATCCTTTCAACATAGTCCTTGGACTCAGGGCACCACGGAAAACTAGTATATTGAAGCAACCTATTAGTTTGAGGTTCCAAATAATCAcaactaatagttagctagctaacaatTAGTTGGTCTATTCCAATTATCAGTTTACTAATTGGTTAATTATTAGCTCTAGTATTCTAAACACGCCTAGTACATAAACCAATGCAATCAGCCTTAAACTGACTtaagttgaactgattctttcccTCCAGTGTCCCTTCTGGCTCAAAACAGTTCACCTGAATGTTCTTCACAAAATTTTGTATGATGAGTATGATTTAGATCAATATAAGACTTCTAGAGCTTATACATTTTTAAACGAAGCAAGTTGGTGGATGTGCAGTCAGTTGGAAGGCTTATCTACAACCCACGTTTGATTTGTCTACTACAGAGGCAGAGTATGTTGCAGCTTGTGATGCTAGCAAAGAGGTTGTTTGGTTGAAAGGTCTATATGGTGAGTTTTGTGGTGATACATCTTGCATTACATTATTCTATGATAGAAAGAGTGTTAATTGCCTTATAAAGGGTCATATGTTTCATGAAAGGACAAAGCACGTTGATATGAATAATCATAATACCCGAGAAATAATTGCATAAGGCAAACTGAGAGTATGCAAGATTAGTACACATTTCAATGCATTTGATACGATGACTAAACATGTTTCAATGCATCTGATACGATGACTAAACATATTTTTGGAGCTAAGTTTGAGCTTTGCTCGAACTTAGTTGGTATAGTTGCTTAGCCCTGGTGGATATGTTGGCACCAACAATTTGTTCCTTGTATTATAAAAAAAAAGTTGCTTGGACATTATGGCTATAAGATAGAATTTATCTTAAGGTGGAGATTGTTGAATTGGTGATCTAAATTATGGGTAAGAGGCCATGTTGGCAAGCCAAGCGGAGGCCTATCGACAGAGGTTGTTTCAACGTGTCATCGTAATTACTTTTCTTGTAAACCGTCGTCTAAGGACAACGTTCTATAAACACTCCACATTATAGTGAAGGTTTTCTTCGTATtgaattggggggggggggggggggggggggggggggggggggggggggggttcaaGTAATTTTGGGTGTCGTGTTTTGTGGTTTATTGATTGATCTAGTTCGTTTCTGCCCGTGGATTCTGCTAACAGTATCTAAAAACACATTAATGAACAGTATGATTTCGCATATAACAGGCACATGATTAGATCAGTTAAGTTGGCACACGCGCGTGTGACTGTGAGGTCAAGGTGTGAATATAGCAAGATACGTAAGCATCCTATCTTTTGTGCTAGTTGCCTTTTCAATTTCAAAAAAATGACAACGATAAACCTTTATTTAGTCAACCCATAAGCAGTTGaatggacccccccccccccccccccccccccccaaaaaaaataCTTTACAAACCGTACGAGGACCTTACGTACATACGTCCTAGAAGTGGAACTCCGGTGACTGATGGGTGAGCCCGTGAGCCGCGCGCTCCTGATGACTGATGGGCGCGCGCGGCGGACACCAAGAGCCCGCGAGCCGCTCCTGATGTGGCCGGCCGCGGCGCCTCGCCGACGACGAGGTTGAGTCGAGGAGGACGTCGTCGGGCTTGACGACGTCGCGGTGGACGGGAGCACGCGCGTCGCCGGCCGGTCGTCGTCAGGAGTCAGGACTCGGGGCAGTGGTGCATGGCAGCCCGCGAGCGCGCCTCGGCGCGCTGCCTCGACCGGGCGCGCGGCCGCGCGCCATCTCCCCAGCGGCTGCTCTGGCTTGCCCAGCGCCGACCCCGCGCGCCGCTGGCTGCCGAGGTGCGGGCGCCAACGGCGGCGGAGAACGTGTGCGGCGGTGGCAATGTGTCATGCAACTGGCAACACCGACCCGGGCTTAATTCACCGTCGTCCGTGCGTCGACATCTATCCCATCCCCATGCATGCTTGAATATTCCCCTATCCACCATCCATCCATGAGCGTTGACGCTGCTACTATACGTTCTCCTGACCTCACGTACAGATACAGTACGATCCAATGAACGTCGTTTATTATAATTTGGAGCAAAAAATTAAAAGAGAGAGATAAGAAGTTCTCGTCTGGAtcccgagtcccgagagcggaagTAGCTAGTTCCCTTGAACGCCAAGCGACTTGGCGCTGGCGCCGCGCACGCGCAGGCAGCACGTTCCGGGGCAGGAAACCCGCCCGGGAAAGGCGGGCGCGGATTATTTGACGCGCCCGCAACCGTGTGAAGAATTGTCAACTGAAACCCAGGATGGATGGATGCGTCGTCCATGGATAGCGACGAAACTGTAGGAGTCCCACGCACGCTAACGCAAGCAACTCCGCCCGCCGCCTCGGTCGTCGGTCCCAACGCCCTCCATTCTGACTCCACTACCGCCTCTCGCTCGCCTCCCTCCGTCCCTCGTCTCGTCTCGTCTCGTCTTCCCTCTCGCCTCTCGCCTCTCGCCTTGCCTATGCTATACGCGGACAGCTAGCTAGCAAGTACATTCTCCTACATCTAGCAGCCTTCTTGCATGCTTCCCTTGCTAGCTACTCCGATCCGTCCGGTTCCCAGCTACGTGTACCTACTAGCTACAACGGGCCTGCCCCAGGCAGATGCATGCCAGCTAGGCACTACTAGCTCGGCCTCCGGGCGGTCGGCCGGCCCACAATATTGTCCTTGTCCATCTCCGATTCTCCATAAATCCTCGCTCGCCTGCCACCAGAAACGACCTTCTGCACGTACGCACGGTGGCTGCAGGCCGGCCATGAGACGAcctcacgccgccgccgccgctaccgCTCTCGCtgccctcctcctcctcgtcctGTGCCTCGCCGCCGCGTTGACCCGCCACGGCAGCGGAATCTGCCAGCAGGCGGGGAGGACGCCGACGAGGAAGATGCTGCTGGCCATGACAATAAGcttcgacgacgacgacgctgccGCCTCGCCCTCGCCATCCGGTCACCACCGCCATCCTCACCACCATCACCAACAccaacaccaccaccaccaccacgcgGGCAGGCGGCGATGGAACCGGCGGCAGGGGACCATTCCACCACCGTCAGACGATGCTGGCGAGGCCCAGGCGGTCGACCCGCGCTACGGCGTGCAGAAGCGGCTGGTTCCTTCGGGCCCCAACCCCTTGCATCACTGAGGAGGTGTGAGGAGCTAGCAAGCAACAAGTCGTCTCGGCGCCGGTGGCACCCGCAACGCAACACGATTAGCAGCAACGCCGGCCGGCCATGCGCAGCTTTATAATTTTCATGGCGGCCGCACAGCTAGCATGCACAGGCTGGTTCGGCCTTCCACGGTGAGTATATATACTTCTGTCTACGTGGCGCACATCATGCATCTTGCTGTGTGGATCCGATCGATCGGGTTCGAGCCATCGTTTGTTGTGGAGTTGGAGCTACTAGCTGAACTGCTGACGAAGCATGCTGCGTATTTCGCTCCGGTGTCAGCAGGCATCGCACAGCCTTATTAACTAGTAGCTAGCTATAGTATTATTCGTTTCCATTCGTGTGTTCATGCGTATGTAAATGTAATCTTGGTCATCTCCAGCTGCAAAAGCAAGTGAAACaattggagagagagagagagagggtaatTGATCACTAGCTAGCTACATATACACACACACATACAACGATCGAGGAGAGAGCATATATGCCTATGCTTGGCTTCCTCTTTAATTAATTAGTTTCCATTCCGTTTCCAATTCGTTCattttttttttctgtttcttGATCATGATCTTCAAACAACGAATCGATACTGGTGCTGCTGTAATTCTGATGATCATCCGCAGCATATCTCCAACTCCAATGCAAAGAAAATTTCGGGTCcgctataaataaataaataaataaataaataaataaataaatacgaaTTCAGGATCTGCAAACGCGCGCGCGTGTTTCCATACATGCGGATTAGTTTGGAAATCTCCGCTATATATGCCGCATGCATGCATGTGCAATGCTTCTCGTATTCCCCCGCCCAACATTTTTTTTAGGTCTTGGATGCGTGCAGCAGCAGGGAACATGCTGCGGTCAAAGCTGAACATACGCCCTCTTGAGTTAATTTGTACGAGTATGTAGATCCAAACTCTAGTTCTCTTTTTAATTAGAGCCTGACTCTAGCTAGCTAGGTCCAAGGCATTTTTTTTCGCGCACTACAAAGCTAGTGGCACGTTTTGTTGCTCACGTATTAGAACAACCCGAGTATAAATTGGTTGTTTGATGATGCAAACAAATTTGAACGAAAACGTACAAAGtcgaataacttttgaagttctactgcttttatttttatatcatttttcCACCCGAGGACGTTTGCGAATTTtgcattttaaatttgacaaatcTAGGTGTGATTTTGAGAGCTGAGTTTTATAACTTTTAAAGATATACAACTTCTATTTTGGTATGTTTTTCATCTGAAGCCATCTGAAAAAAAACTCAAAATATTAGGATAAAAAAGGTTTATAGTAACGACTTCTTAATAAAATCACCGGTAGAAATCATGGATTTATACATGTATTTTTTTCATAAGGAATCGCCAGTAGAATATAATTTCCTGTAGAAATGCACGATTTGCACTGActgtttttttttttaaaaaaccgCCAGCGAAAAGTTGTTTCTACTAGGCGGTTCTTGAGACCGTCACTTTAATATCACTGGCGCTTGATAACCGCTTGTAAAAATTAGACTTTACCGCATGTATAGAGAGCTATTTCCTATAAGTGATACTTGGTAGCAAGAAGAGCGTTAGATCTAGAATGGATACATATGGTTTAATACGTGTACCATGTATATCGAAATGTCATATGCACCATCTATTATTTTTTCAGTTAGATCTTCAAATTAAACATTTAAATCCTATATTATATTTAAGATATTTCTCCCTAGCCAAAGGTATTGGAGAGCGGAAATGACGACCCTTCCGTAGCGCGCACAAAGTATAGAGAAACTGTCAATTTTCTTTGCCACCACAGTCTCATCCGGCCCTAACATTATTTGATTATTACTATAGTCGTATAGATAGATAGAGTGATTGATATGCATGGCGAGGTCCTCAACGACGCAGGATGCCGGGGCTGCAGTAGGTCCCCTTGAGCCACCCATCCGCGATGGAACGGTAGGCGGCTTCCGTGAGATGGATGCCGTCCCACACCAGGTACTTCTCCGGGTCGCCGCACGCGCTCGACCCGGCCATCCCGCACCGCGCCTTGTTGTAGTAGTTGTAGGAGCCCTGCCCGCCGGCGCCGCAGCACACTCTCAGCCCGTATTGCAGCCCTGCATGCTCCATCACAGACGACACACAAGCCCAATCAATGGATCCATCATCGATCAGCTTGCTGTCACCGACCTCCACCCGTGTCCGTGCGTGCGTGCGTACGTACCGTAGCTCTCCGGCGACCGGACCATGTCCGCGACCTGCGCGTAGAAGTCGGCGTACATGAGCCGGACGCCGCCGCCGTGCTTGCTCTGCAGCCCGGACACCGCCTGCCTCAGCAGCTCGTTGTGGTAGCTGGAGAGGTTGTTGTAGCTCCTGAGGCAGCCGGCCTCGTCGTAGTCGCCGTCCTTGCTCGAGCCCGGGTACAGCGTCAGGTACAGCGGGAAGCACCCGATCGGCAGCACCCCGGGCACCACCACGTCCACCGCGCCCAGCCCGATCAGCGTCTGCAaagcgtgcgtgcgtgcgtgcgcgtTCAGGTTGcggccggccggcggcggcggcaacgATGACGAGTCACGACGACATGTTGTGTACTTGTGTGTTACGTTTGCAGGCGATAACGTTAAGTACCTACCTCCACGCCGCTTGCGATCCGGTCCACGATCTCGGGCACGTAGCTCCTGACCTCGGCCATGGCCTTGCCGCCGAAGAGCGGCGCGTTGTAGTCGTTGCCCCCGAACTCGCCCACGACGAACAGGGAGCTGTTGAAGTAGCTCTGGCAATCTGCACGCAAGTACATACGGCACGGCACATTATTAATTCACTACGATTAATTCATCGTATCCACTGATAATCGCGCGCCTGATGATCTTGGTTAGCGATGGCACACGACGAGAGTGAAACGGTCGTCACCGGCGCCGCAGATGGAGGGCATGAGCTGCTGGAACCACTGGATCTGGGTGCCCAGGGGCCCATTGTTCCAGAtgctgctgccgaggccgtgcTTATTGAAGAACTCCAGGTCCATGGTGGTGGCGCCAATGATGGCCATGTTCGCGCCCTTCCTGACGTCCCCGGCGCCGATCGCCTTAGACGGCGGGAGAAGCGGCAGGCCAAAGTGATCAGCTGCGCGCGCACGGCATGTCAGTAACTACCAACCATGCATATCGGTGCATGACATGCATGCATGTATAGCTGTGGATAAAGCACACTGCACAGTGCTGCATATATATATACCTAGAAAGTCGAGGATGACCCGGCCGTCGGTGCACCGGCCGGTGGGGTGGCCGAAGTGGGTGTTGCCGTAGGGTGGCTGCCCGGTGGTGAGCCACGACGGGCAGCCGCCGGAGCCCGTGCAGAGGTTGCCGGTGTCGGCGATGGAGTCGCCGAAGCTGTAGATCGCGTtgtagctctgcgaacagccgtgGTGCCGAGTGGCGGAGAGAGGAGGAAGACGGCGAACGCCACCGCCCTTAGCATTTCTGATCAGATGCGTGACGCCCGGAATGCCTGAAACTCCTATCCGTGCTTGGTTGCAGCGTTCAGCGAAGAGACGCTGCCATTTATAAGCGTACGTGGGTGGACTAGAAGCCGTCGTCACTGTGGACATCGCCTGAGGTGTCGTTTTTGGATGGCTGCTCTGGCCTTCAGAATCAGCACTGGAGGAGTCAACTCTCATGTATGAGCTGATGAGCAGAGCAGATCTTTAATCTAGTGATTGGAATTCTGTGTACAGTGGCAATACAGTGTGAGGACCTGAAAAAAGAACAGAAATGGTGTACTCAAAACTAATACCACTCCAGTTTCACTTTTCAAAACAGAGGATTTAAACTTTTCTGTGTGCGCGCTGGAAATTTGTCCTCTCTTTGTGCATGTATCAGTCGGTTTCTTTCCTATGATAATTAGATGCATAGATCATACACGACACAAACTGAAAATTTGAAGAAGCTGATTGGAAAACCAGATGGCAGAGAAGAATGCATGTACGTTGGATATTGAGCAGAAATACATACAGTTACTAAAATGTGTTTGATCATACGGCCTGCTCTTAGAGATGAGCAGATAACAGCATAGTTCCTAGAATGACAAGGACGGCCATTACCGCTGAAAGATGGGAGATAATAAACACATAATTAGCACAGAAAGACTATCTCCCTGGTCGATCATGTTTTCTTTGCATTGGTCCCTGGACACCCAAAGCATGGTAAAGGCATAGTGCTTCTAGAAAAAGGTCTCAGCTGCAGTTCAGTGAACCTACAATGTGCAGTCCTGATTACTCGCACAGTGAATTATTTAGCATATATATCCACAAGTGCACCAGATAGGATATTGTGGTCTGAAACAGAGTAAACCATGCACATTATATGGATAGGAGAGCAAGCAAGTTAGTGTTTTAAGCATTAAGGGTCCATCAACACATTATAAAAAGCATTAGTGGCCAGAGGTGAAGAGCACATAGCAATCGGAATGACACGCAGCATAAGACTAGCGCATGCTTTGATGGATGGAGGGAATGTTAGTAGGAATGGTGGCACTTCTGAATTTGATAATGGAAACACAGCATCTTGTTTGGTAAAGACTTTGAGTAAAAACAAGACATTGAGTTCTTGATCTTTTTTTATAGCATAGTATGACTACTTTTCCTAATACAATCACACACTATCGCATCTTGTTTTTGTTAAAAACAAAATGTCCTAGCAATACCTTTTTCTTGAGTCTTTGCATTTTGCTTTCCTTCTACCTCTTTTTCATGTTGAACACTTAATCGTCATTTGTTGTCAATCTTGATCAACCTTGGATGTGAACCGTAACATATCTCATTCAGAATACTTATATAGTAAAGATTAGTCTACTAGTTGTCTCAAATACCAAAACTATACATAGAGCTTTCATCCGAAAGCCAAACTGTATAGGAGCTATTCACAGAGAGAGTCCGGTATGTGGTTGGCTCTCAACTCAGCTGACGTGACGTGCCCTATGAGCATCGGACCTCAACcatatagatgtccaaacggtaCGGACCGCCCGTTTGGCCCAAAACCCGACACGATTTTGACCCGGTACCAACCCGACCCGACCCGATCTCCACCgtgcccgggccgggccggcccgacgGCCGGGCCGTGTATGGGCCGCTCCCTCGGCACGATGTACTTGGCACGGCCCGGCCCGTTGAAACAGGCGGCACGACACTGGCCCGTTAAAAAAAATGCCGCGGCCCCAATCCCATACGGCCATACCTATCCGCTCGATCGCTCGTTCGCTCCCCACTCCCCAGTCCCCAGGCACCCACCGCAGTCACTCCTTCCTCCCCACGCGGCGCCGTTCCCCTAACCCTAATCCCCTTCGCTTTCGCTTCGCACGACGGCGGTGGACCTCAGCGGTGGCGGTGCTCCACTCCTCCCCAGTCCCCACTCGGCCACCGCCCTGCTCACCGGTGGTAAGTCGTCGACGTGGGCCACCACCTCACCGAGTCACCGCCTCACCGGTAAGTCACCGGCTCACCCGTCTTCTTCCCCTTCTGGCCTTCTACGGTGCTTCCCAGAACTGCTCTGTGTTGGATCCTTGGCTTCTCGTGCTCGATCCACTCCCCAGATCCGCTCCCCAGATCCGCTCCCCAGAACTGTTCTTCGGTAAGGCGCCGGTAAGTCCCCACTCCCCAGATCCGCTCTGTGTTGGATCCTTGGCTTCCCGTGCTCGATCCACTCCTCGGTTGCGCGACTACGGTGCTCCCTGCTCTGGTTTTCCTAATCCTACATTCCTACCTAACCCTAAATCCTTAATACTCCCTGCTCTGGTGCTCCACTGCTCCTCAATCCTCATCCTCTGGTgttcctcatcctcatcctcggCTGGCGACCAGTAGCCAGAAGGTGACTCGGTGCTCCGATTGCGTTAGGTATGCTGTTGATTGCTCCTTAATAAATCTGTTGATTGATGTTAGTATGTTGAGGTCATTCTCATTGTGTATGAACTTTGAATGGAGGTATCGGTCTTGTTCCGGTGCCGCGCAGTTGTTGAGGAGCCGTGGTCGCCATGGAACTGGATCCGGCCGCTGAGGATGATGCGGAGGAATACCGACTTGAGGCACATAACGAGGAGCAGGATGCAAGGGCCTTTCTCGGCATCGGCAACGATGATGCTCCTGTTGCTGGtactggtgaaagtcgcctagaggggggtgaatagggcgaaactgaaatttacaaatataaacacaactacaagccgggttagcgttagtaataaagaaatgagtccgcgagagagggcgcaaaacaaatcccaagcgaataagaaagtgagacacggagatttgttttaccgaggttcggttcttgcaaacctactccccgttgaggaggccacaaaggccgggtctctttcaacccttccctctttcaaacgatccacggatcgagtgagctttctcttctcaatcacttggaacacaaagttcccacaaggaccaccacaagattggtgtctcttgcctcaatttacaagtgagtttgattgcaaagaatggatcaagaaagaagaaagcaatccaagcgcaagagctcgaaagaacacaagcaaatcactctctctaatcactatagcgttgtgtggagtttggagaggatttgatctctttggtgtgtctagaattgaatgctagagctcttgtagtagttgggaagtggaaaacttggatgcaatgaatggtggggtggttggggtatttatagctccaaccaccaaacttgaccgttggctgggtcctctgttcgatggcgcaccggacagtccggtgcacaccggacagtccggtgcccctgccacgtcatcactgccgttggattctagccgttgaagcttctgacttgtgggcccgcctgggtgtccggtgcacaccggacatgcactgttccttgtccggtgtgccggagtgggcgcgcctgccatctgcgcgcgcagagcgcgcattaaatgcgcggcagagagccgttggcgcggagatgaccgttgctccggagtcgcaccggacagtccggtgcacaccggacagtccggtgaattatagcggacgagccgttggcttttcccgaagctggcgagttcctgaggccgaccccctttggcgcaccggacactgtccggtgtacaccggacagtccggtgaattatagccgagtcgcctccggaaattcccgaaagtggcgagttcgagttggagtcctctggtgcaccggacactgtccggtggtgcaccggacactgttcggtgtacaccggacagtccggtgctcccagaccagagggccttcggttaccACATAGCTCCttagttgaatccaaaacttggtctttttattggctgagtgtgaaccttttacacctgtataatctatacacttgggcaaactagttagtccaattgtttgtgttggacaattcaaccaccaaaattaattagggactaggtgtaagcctaattccctttcaatctccccctttttggtgattgatgccaacacaaaccaaagcaaatatagaggtccataattgaactagtttgcataatgtaagtgcaaaggttgcttagaatttgagccaatataaatacttatgagatatgcatggattgtttctttcttatataacattttggaccacgtttgcaccacatgttttgtttttacaaaatcttttgtaaatctttttcaaagttcttttgcaaatagtcaaaggtaaataaataagattttgtaaagcatcttcaagatttgaaattttctccccctatttcacatgcttttcctttgacaaaactccccctagaagagattctcctcttagtgttcaagagggttttgatatattattttGAAAAACTACTttcctcccccttttgaacacaataggacaccaattgaaaatattcaacacttaagtttttgaaattggtggtggtgcggtccttttgctttgggctcacttctccccctttttggcatgaatcgccaaaaacggaatcattagagcctttgtgctatcttcccctttggtcataaataaatgagttaagattataccaaagacgaagtccggtcttgTTGCTTTGAGCTCATTtctcccaaagacaaggtccttttgctttgaattctcccCCAAATGATGGAGAGAAGCGTGGAGTAACGGCGAAGGATgatttacggagtggaagcctttgtcttcgccgaagactccaattccctttcaatatacctatgacttggtttgaaatagacttgaaaacacattagtcatagcatataaaagagacatgatcaaaggtatacaaatgagcaatgtgtgcaattttaacaaaagaagttcctagaatcaagaatattgagctcatgcctaagtttgttaaaagattgttcatcaagaggcttggtaaagatatcggctaattgatctttagtgttaatgtaagaaatctcgatatctcccttttgttggtgatccctaagaaaatgataccgaatggctatgtgtttagtgcggctatgctcgacgggattgtcggccattttgattgcactctcattatcacatagcaaagggactttggttaatttgtaaccgtagtcccgcagggtttgcctcatccaaagcaattgcgcgcaacaatggcctgcggcaatatactcggcttcggcggtggaaagagcgaccgaattttgcttctttgaagcccaagacaccaaggatcttcccaagaactggcaagtccctgatgtgctctttctattgattttacaccccgcccaatcggcatccgaatatccaatcaaatcaaatgtggatcccctaggataccaaagcccaaacttaggagtataagccaaatatctcaagattcgttttacggccgtaaggtgagcttccttagggtcggcttggaatcttgcacacatgcatacggaaagcataatatccggtcgagatgcacataaatagagtaaagaacctatcatcgaccggtataccttttgatccacggacttacctcccgtgtcgaggtcgagatgcccattggttcccatgggtgtcttgatgggcttggcatccttcatcccaaactttgttaGGATGTCTtgggtgtacttcgtttggctgatgaaggtgccctcttgaagttgtttgacttggaatcctagaaaatacttcaactcccccatcatcgacatctcgaatttctgtgtcatgatcctactaaactcttcacatgtagactcgttagtagacccaaatataatatcatcaacataaatttggcatacaaacaagtcattcccaagtgttttagtaaagagtgtaggatcggcctttccgactttgaagccattagcaataaggaaatctctaaggcattcataccatgctcttggggcttgcttgagcccataaagcgccttagagagcttatagacatggttaggatactcactgtcttcaaagccgagaggttgctcaacatagacctcttccttgattggtccattgaggaaggcacttttcacgtccatttgataaagcttaaagccatggtaagtagcataggctaataatatgcgaattgactcaagcctagctacgggtgcataggtttcaccgaaatccaaaccttcgacttgggagtatcccttggccacaagtcgagctttgttccttgtcaccataccatgctcatcttgcttgttgcggaagacccatttggttcctacaacattttgattaggacgtggaactaaatgccatacctcattcctcgtgaagttgttgagctcctcttgcatcgccaccacccaatccgaatctaggagtgcttcctctaccct
This genomic window contains:
- the LOC103649579 gene encoding inactive protein FON2 SPARE1, with translation MLPLLATPIRPVPSYVYLLATTGLPQADACQLGTTSSASGRSAGPQYCPCPSPILHKSSLACHQKRPSARTHGGCRPAMRRPHAAAAATALAALLLLVLCLAAALTRHGSGICQQAGRTPTRKMLLAMTISFDDDDAAASPSPSGHHRHPHHHHQHQHHHHHHAGRRRWNRRQGTIPPPSDDAGEAQAVDPRYGVQKRLVPSGPNPLHH
- the LOC109939250 gene encoding GDSL esterase/lipase At5g45910 isoform X1, whose translation is MRVDSSSADSEGQSSHPKTTPQAMSTVTTASSPPTYAYKWQRLFAERCNQARIGVSGIPGVTHLIRNAKGGGVRRLPPLSATRHHGCSQSYNAIYSFGDSIADTGNLCTGSGGCPSWLTTGQPPYGNTHFGHPTGRCTDGRVILDFLADHFGLPLLPPSKAIGAGDVRKGANMAIIGATTMDLEFFNKHGLGSSIWNNGPLGTQIQWFQQLMPSICGADCQSYFNSSLFVVGEFGGNDYNAPLFGGKAMAEVRSYVPEIVDRIASGVETLIGLGAVDVVVPGVLPIGCFPLYLTLYPGSSKDGDYDEAGCLRSYNNLSSYHNELLRQAVSGLQSKHGGGVRLMYADFYAQVADMVRSPESYACRAAIRAESVLRRRRAGLLQLLQQGAVRDGRVERVRRPGEVPGVGRHPSHGSRLPFHRGWVAQGDLLQPRHPASLRTSPCISITLSIYTTIVIIK
- the LOC109939250 gene encoding GDSL esterase/lipase At5g45910 isoform X2, with the protein product MRVDSSSADSEGQSSHPKTTPQAMSTVTTASSPPTYAYKWQRLFAERCNQARIGVSGIPGVTHLIRNAKGGGVRRLPPLSATRHHGCSQSYNAIYSFGDSIADTGNLCTGSGGCPSWLTTGQPPYGNTHFGHPTGRCTDGRVILDFLADHFGLPLLPPSKAIGAGDVRKGANMAIIGATTMDLEFFNKHGLGSSIWNNGPLGTQIQWFQQLMPSICGADCQSYFNSSLFVVGEFGGNDYNAPLFGGKAMAEVRSYVPEIVDRIASGVETLIGLGAVDVVVPGVLPIGCFPLYLTLYPGSSKDGDYDEAGCLRSYNNLSSYHNELLRQAVSGLQSKHGGGVRLMYADFYAQVADMVRSPESYGLQYGLRVCCGAGGQGSYNYYNKARCGMAGSSACGDPEKYLVWDGIHLTEAAYRSIADGWLKGTYCSPGILRR